In a single window of the Leptidea sinapis chromosome 47, ilLepSina1.1, whole genome shotgun sequence genome:
- the LOC126978175 gene encoding uncharacterized protein LOC126978175 — protein MRLFKFLSNGAFTASIKNGGNMRLRPLLSCAPVAVLGERGAHTQDVTKNIQYITNEKVKLNTDPKTLKLDKQMNRPLCVMINWLLARQKHVMKYANIYLEQGFDVLSVSCTPWQLMWPLKGSQLVAGDLIKFMAANENDQPLVVHGFSVAGYIWGEVCVHAMNNQQAYQPILDRVAAQTWDSAADITEITIGVPAAVFPKNMIMQKTLKAYMEYHMKTFHDAATVHYIRSSQLFHTNLCRAPALFLLSSSDPVGAETSNRAVCDSWLKMGMKCTWQCWDRSPHVQHFTKHRDEYVSLLRAHLRENVQLGDSVLKGRVAV, from the exons ATGCGTCTCCGGCCGCTGCTGTCGTGTGCGCCCGTCGCGGTACTGGGCGAGCGTGGCGCTCACACACAGGACGTTACGAAGAACATCCAGTACATCACCAATGAGAAAGTCAAGCTTAACACGGATCCGAAGACTTTGAA ATTGGACAAACAGATGAACAGACCTCTATGTGTGATGATAAACTGGCTGCTGGCGCGGCAGAAGCACGTGATGAAGTACGCCAACATATACCTGGAGCAGGGCTTCGACGTTCTCTCTGTATCATGCACACCGTGGCAGCTCATGTGGCCCCTAAAAGGATCACAG CTGGTTGCGGGTGACCTGATCAAGTTCATGGCGGCGAATGAGAACGATCAACCCCTGGTGGTGCACGGGTTCTCCGTGGCCGGCTACATCTGGGGAGAAGTGTGTGTCCACGCTATGAACAACCAGCAGGC TTACCAGCCAATACTGGACCGCGTGGCCGCACAGACCTGGGACTCGGCTGCTGACATCACGGAGATCACCATCGGAGTGCCGGCCGCTGTCTTCCCCAAGAACATGATCATGCAGAAGACTCTCAAGGCTTATATGGA GTACCACATGAAGACGTTCCATGATGCAGCCACGGTCCACTACATTCGCTCTTCGCAGTTGTTCCACACCAACCTGTGCCGCGCGCCCGCCCTCTTCCTGCTCTCATCATCAGACCCCGTCGGCGCGGAGACCAGCAACCGAGCCGTCTGCGACTCCTGGCTCAAGATGGGGATGAAG TGCACGTGGCAGTGTTGGGACCGGTCGCCTCACGTGCAACACTTCACCAAGCACCGCGACGAATACGTGTCGTTACTTCGTGCGCACCTGAGGGAGAACGTGCAACTGGGTGACTCGGTGCTCAAGGGGCGTGTCGCTGTTTGA